The genome window ACCCAGGCGGTCGTACTCGACTACAACTTCTTCCAGCGGGTGGAGAACGATCACGACGAAGCGCATGTGTTCTTCACTCACAAGCATTTGATGGCGAAGTACGGTCTGGACCAGATCCCCAAAGTCGCCGCGGAAGAAACCGAGCATGGGCTGGTGGTTGTTTCCACGCGCCAGGATGGCCGCAAGCGCGTCGGCTACGGTTTCATGCCGAATGTCCTGCTACGCGAGGTTCCCATTCCGCAGGACCGCACGAAGATGTCCATCCTGCTCGCCTGGCGCGTGCCGATGGACGATACGACGACCTTCAGCGCCATGGTCAACCGCGTCGGCACCTTCAACGCAGCCTTGCCCGATCTGGGCGAAGTGGAGGATCCAGCCGAGATCGCCGCGCGCGTCATGCGTTGCGAAATAACGCTCGACGAGGTGGACCAGAACCATCCGCTGCTGCCGATTATCCAGGACACGGTCGCGCTGGGTGGGCAGGGTGTGATCGCGGACCGTGGCGCCGAGCATCTTGGGCAGTCGGACAAGGCCATCGCGGTATTGCGCCGCATGTGGGCGCGCGAGATGCGCGCGTTGCGCGACGGCACACCGCTGAAGACCTGGCGTCGGCCCGGCGATTTCGAATTCGGCAAGGAGATTGCCGGCGCCGAATTGCCGGCGGTCGCCCACTGAAATCAGGAGACCTTCACATGATCAAGCCCTTGCTCTTGCTGGCGGCAGCATTGGCGTGTGGAACGCTGCAAGCGGCCGAGCCTTTTCCCGGCCGGCCGATCACCCTTGTCGTGCCGCAGCCGGCGGGCGGCGCCGCCGATGCGCTGGCGCGCACCCTGGGCGAGGAAATGGGACGCCGGCTGGGCGCGACGTTCATCGTCGAGAACAAGCCGGGCGCATCCGGCATGCTGGGCACCAATGTGGTGGCGCGCGCCAAGCCCGACGGCTACACCCTGCTGGTCACGAACTCGACGCCGGTCCTGACGCTGCCCTACATATTCGACAAGGTTCCCTACGACGTGAACCGCGACCTGCGTTTCATCACGCAGATCTCCAGCGGTCAACTGGTCCTGGTGGTCAACCACGAGATACCGGTGCGCAATATGAA of Pigmentiphaga sp. H8 contains these proteins:
- a CDS encoding Rieske 2Fe-2S domain-containing protein, whose product is MSLYPDVDFARVEGGALAGRLVARFWQPVALAGKCVAGRAMRVKLLGTHYTLYRGEDGQPRMTQDRCPHRGTSLAYGWVEGNGMRCRYHGWKFDAEGRGEEFPAESEAYARSLSLRSYPVREYLGLIFCYVGEGEPPEFPRFPELEDDSRGTLLTQAVVLDYNFFQRVENDHDEAHVFFTHKHLMAKYGLDQIPKVAAEETEHGLVVVSTRQDGRKRVGYGFMPNVLLREVPIPQDRTKMSILLAWRVPMDDTTTFSAMVNRVGTFNAALPDLGEVEDPAEIAARVMRCEITLDEVDQNHPLLPIIQDTVALGGQGVIADRGAEHLGQSDKAIAVLRRMWAREMRALRDGTPLKTWRRPGDFEFGKEIAGAELPAVAH